In Mycobacterium sp. Aquia_216, a genomic segment contains:
- a CDS encoding sulfotransferase family protein, giving the protein MQLFVVGPPRSGLTIVTQYLNHHEDIKIFDEIDLIQVDRGSIVGTLAAFLLERDVYQAYRRSAQETADPAGALRAIMSEIARPCTIWGEKNPRYATRLDHLRRCFPESAILFVLRDPRQVVNSYLLHRDSPARMDVDFWIKDTVAEAFALLQSCLEPLTADDADLVVLRYEAFAARPKETLDAACGSWGLSFSDSAGPLSYSAPETAGDNQFFRRGTPLPWKVGNLAPLRQVPSARDRIDADDPTWSEVDALAQRLGYN; this is encoded by the coding sequence GTGCAGTTGTTCGTCGTGGGACCGCCGAGGTCCGGGTTGACCATCGTCACCCAGTACCTCAACCACCATGAGGACATCAAGATCTTCGACGAGATCGATCTGATCCAGGTCGACCGCGGGTCGATTGTCGGCACCTTGGCGGCCTTCCTGCTTGAGCGCGACGTCTACCAGGCCTACCGCCGCAGCGCGCAGGAAACTGCCGACCCAGCCGGGGCCCTGCGGGCGATCATGAGCGAAATCGCGCGCCCCTGCACGATCTGGGGTGAGAAGAACCCGCGATATGCGACGCGGCTGGACCATCTCCGGCGATGCTTTCCCGAGTCGGCCATCCTCTTCGTCCTTCGCGATCCACGTCAGGTGGTGAACTCCTATCTGCTGCACCGAGATTCACCCGCACGCATGGATGTGGATTTCTGGATCAAGGACACGGTCGCCGAAGCCTTCGCGCTCTTGCAGAGTTGCCTGGAGCCGCTGACGGCCGACGACGCCGACTTGGTGGTGCTGCGCTACGAGGCTTTCGCCGCCCGGCCGAAGGAGACGCTCGACGCCGCCTGCGGCAGTTGGGGCCTCAGCTTTTCCGACAGCGCCGGGCCGCTGTCCTACAGCGCCCCGGAAACCGCCGGCGACAACCAATTCTTTCGGCGCGGCACCCCGCTGCCTTGGAAGGTCGGCAACCTTGCGCCACTGCGCCAGGTGCCATCGGCCCGCGACCGCATCGACGCCGACGATCCAACCTGGTCCGAGGTCGACGCCCTGGCACAGCGCCTCGGCTACAACTGA